From a single Chlamydia muridarum str. Nigg genomic region:
- the nusA gene encoding transcription termination factor NusA — protein sequence MNKDLVAIFDYMEREKGIQRSTIVGAIESALKIAAKKTLRDDANVSVSINPRTGDIEVFCEKQIVEKCQNPSKEIPLDKAREYDPDCQIGQYMDVPFVSDQFGRIAAHAARQIIGQKLRHAERDVIYEEYRHRKNEIISGVIKSFSRGSNLVVDLGKVEGLLPARFYPKTEKHKVGDKIYALLYEVQESENGGAEVILSRSHPEFVKQLFMQEVPELEEGSVEIVKIAREAGYRTKMAVRSSSPQTDAVGAFVGMRGSRIKNIIRELNDEKIDVVNYSPVSTELLQNLLYPVEIQKIAILEDDKVIAIIVQDSDYATVIGKRGINARLISQILGYELEVQRMSEYNKLLEIQRLQLAEFEDPRLDQPLEVEGINTLIVQNLEHAGYDTIRKILLASASELASVPGISLELAYKILEQVSKYGACKVDEKPKVED from the coding sequence ATGAACAAGGATCTTGTGGCTATTTTTGACTACATGGAAAGAGAGAAAGGTATTCAACGCTCTACAATAGTAGGAGCTATTGAATCCGCTCTGAAAATTGCTGCGAAAAAGACTCTTAGAGATGACGCGAATGTGTCCGTGAGTATCAATCCTCGCACCGGAGACATAGAAGTTTTTTGTGAAAAACAGATCGTTGAAAAATGCCAAAATCCAAGTAAGGAAATTCCCTTAGATAAAGCCCGTGAATATGATCCAGATTGTCAAATCGGGCAATATATGGATGTTCCTTTTGTCTCTGATCAATTTGGAAGAATTGCAGCTCATGCAGCTCGCCAAATTATCGGTCAGAAACTTCGTCATGCCGAACGCGATGTAATTTATGAAGAGTATCGCCATCGAAAAAATGAAATCATTTCGGGGGTGATTAAAAGTTTCTCTCGCGGATCAAACTTAGTGGTTGATTTGGGGAAAGTAGAGGGGTTACTTCCCGCTCGCTTTTATCCTAAAACGGAAAAACATAAAGTAGGCGATAAGATTTATGCGCTTCTTTACGAAGTACAGGAATCTGAAAATGGCGGAGCTGAAGTTATTCTCAGTAGAAGTCACCCAGAATTTGTAAAACAATTATTCATGCAAGAAGTCCCAGAATTAGAAGAAGGGTCTGTTGAGATTGTGAAAATTGCAAGAGAAGCTGGCTATCGAACAAAAATGGCAGTGCGCTCTTCTTCCCCTCAAACAGATGCTGTAGGGGCTTTTGTAGGTATGCGTGGCTCTCGCATCAAAAACATCATTCGAGAATTAAATGACGAAAAAATAGACGTTGTAAATTATTCCCCTGTATCGACAGAATTGTTACAAAATTTGCTCTATCCTGTAGAGATTCAAAAGATCGCTATTTTAGAAGACGATAAAGTTATCGCTATTATCGTCCAAGATTCGGACTATGCAACTGTTATTGGTAAACGGGGTATCAATGCTCGTCTAATCAGTCAAATTTTGGGCTATGAACTTGAAGTCCAAAGAATGAGTGAATACAACAAGCTATTAGAAATTCAACGCTTACAGCTAGCTGAATTCGAAGATCCTCGATTGGATCAGCCTTTAGAAGTGGAAGGAATTAATACGTTAATAGTGCAGAACTTAGAGCACGCAGGATACGACACGATTAGGAAAATATTGCTGGCTAGTGCTAGCGAATTGGCTTCTGTTCCAGGAATTAGTTTAGAGTTAGCTTACAAAATCCTCGAACAGGTCAGCAAATATGGAGCATGCAAAGTTGACGAAAAACCTAAAGTTGAAGATTAA